The sequence ACTGGTAAGCCCGCGGCCGAGAAGGATTCGACCCTGCAAAAGGATTATATTTTAAATACCATGCACCGCGTGGCCGACTGGCAACTGAACGCCTGGAACACCACCGGCTTTAAGCACAATAAAGTAGACTGGACCAACGGCGCAGCCTATACCGGTCTGTATGCCTTAGGCAGCATGAAAGGGAACGACAAATACCTTGATTTTTTGGTGAAGATAGGAAACGATTTGAACTGGAATACAGGTAAAGACCGCTTTATGGCTGATGATTATTGCATTGGCCAAATGTACTCGTTGCTGTACACCAAATACAAGGATAAAAAGATGATCGCGCCATTCACACTGCTGGCCGACAGCATTGTGGCCAAACCGCACGACGAAGGTTTGGAGTGGAAGAACCGCATCCAATCGCGCGAGTGGGCCTGGTGCGATGCCTTGTTTATGGGGCCAACCGCGTTGAGCTACCTCAGCACCGCCACCGGCGATCCAAAATACCTGAACATCGCCGCCAAACTATGGTGGAAAACCACCGATTACCTGTACGACAACGAAGAACACCTGTACTTTCGCGATGGCAGCTACTTACAAAAGAAAGAAAAGAACGGCAAAAAGGTATTCTGGAGCCGCGGTAATGGCTGGGTATTAGGCGGCCTGGTGCGTGTGCTTGATAACATGCCTGCAAATCACCCCGACCGTAAGAAGTTTGAGGCCCTGTATAAAGATATGGAAGCCAAAATCGCATCCATCCAACAACCCGATGGCAGCTGGCATGCCTCGCTGCTTGATCCGGAAAGTTACCCGGTTAAGGAAACCAGTGGCACCGGCTTTTACTGCTACAGTATTTTATGGGGATTGAACCATGGCTTGCTTGACGAGAAAACCTACTGGCCGGTAGCTAAAAAGGCCTGGGCGGCATTAACATCATCAGTACACCCCGATGGTATGCTGGGCTACGTACAACGCATTGGCGCCGCGCCCGATAGTGTGGACCTTAACAGTACAGAAGTTTATGGTGTTGGCGCTTTCCTGCTAAGTGGCACGCAGTTGTACCAATATGTGAGCAAGCACCCTAAAGCGTGGTAGTGGCAATTTAACCACAAAGGGCACGAAGGTTTGCACAAAGGCCACAAAGGCATAGCTAATAATAGCTTGTTTTGTGACCTTTTTTTAATTCAGAAGAATTGAAAATAGCTTTGTGACCTTTGTGTATTCTCTCTTTGTGTGCATTGTGGTTAAATAGCCACAATGCCCTACAAAGCAAACTTATACCCTATTCCCCTTACCGTTTGCAGGTATTTAGGCGAATCGGGGTTATCTTCAATTTTTTTGCGCAGGCGTACAATGTGCATATCTAATGTGCGGGTATTTACATCGGCGTTGTAGCCCCATACTTCCATCATCAGTT comes from Mucilaginibacter mali and encodes:
- a CDS encoding glycoside hydrolase family 88/105 protein, producing MTSAKNKLLAAAALLLFSGSQAFATGKPAAEKDSTLQKDYILNTMHRVADWQLNAWNTTGFKHNKVDWTNGAAYTGLYALGSMKGNDKYLDFLVKIGNDLNWNTGKDRFMADDYCIGQMYSLLYTKYKDKKMIAPFTLLADSIVAKPHDEGLEWKNRIQSREWAWCDALFMGPTALSYLSTATGDPKYLNIAAKLWWKTTDYLYDNEEHLYFRDGSYLQKKEKNGKKVFWSRGNGWVLGGLVRVLDNMPANHPDRKKFEALYKDMEAKIASIQQPDGSWHASLLDPESYPVKETSGTGFYCYSILWGLNHGLLDEKTYWPVAKKAWAALTSSVHPDGMLGYVQRIGAAPDSVDLNSTEVYGVGAFLLSGTQLYQYVSKHPKAW